TGTGGACGCCGTAACTTCATGACAAGAATTAAAGGATGCAAACCCGTTACCAGGCCAAACATTCCAGCGTGTACAATGTCAAAACATATGACTTTGCAAAAATATATTcatatatacatttacattttagatgTTTGTTTCATATACTCCCCGATAAACTATACGAAAAGCAGAAAACTTGAATGGTACAGCAATAGGTTGGTACAGCTTTCTGTGAGAAAATGCGAGTAGAGCCCCCCCCTGTTTAGCTTACTATTGGCAGTTACAGTTTTTGGAGAAGGGACTGCGTGACAGTTGCAGTACTTTTGTCATCGTCATAGTacataaacatgtatttttcaatACACACTTCTTAATAGGAAGTCAACACTTCAGGAAAAATACTGTTTTGTATGCGCGTCCCTTTTACATGTTACGACAAAATGAGTCAAATGAAAGAGCTAAAAAACATATTGGAAAGATACATCTGGTAGGACACGCCAACATCAGGAGTAAAGAgatgccatggttaaatgcggtggaaaGATACATCTGGTAGAGGACACGCCAACATCAGGAGTAAAGAgatgccatggttaaatgcggtggaaaGATACATCTGGTAGAGGACACGCCAACATCAGGAGTAAAGAgctgccatggttaaatgcggtggaaaGATACATCTGGTAGAGGACACGCCAACATCAGGAGTAAAACAGCACCGGGAAGGCTTTACATTTTTGGGTAAGAGAAAAAATAAATCCCCAGAGTCTGAAGAGAATGCTGAGCTAGCGAGTCCGGAGTCCACCTCTCCCATTTCAGATTGGATTtcagtgtgttgttgtttttaatgAATGGCCAAAGCAACTTGCTCCGGGGTACTCGCGTCCCAGCTTCTTTATAGTCGTACGATGTATTATGGATTAATAAGAACAGTCGGTTGGTTGCCTGTGTGTTTGGCCCATTCATTGCATACAGAGCTACATTACATCACCACCTGCGGTACTAAGGTTCGTAGATTCTCTCCAAGGTGAAGCCCCTGTGCGCGTGTCAAGTGTACTACTCTTTTTGTTTGGGATCAAGCCATAAAACGATTGCTTTATCAATGTTTTATATCCTTGCCATTACTTGTCATACTCGTACCGAGCAGATTGTGGAAACTGCATGGCTATTGGCTACAATCCTGGCACACTCGTGCCCATTACTTGAGTCCCATTATAAATCACGTGAACAGTGTCCTCGCTCAACCCCCGTAAGGGAGATCACTCAGTTCAGTTTATGTTGATGAGGACCACACACCTTTCGCCACAATTCAGTTTGATAACAGAGGGCAAAGAATAAGCAAGATGGCCGTCTCAGGGTTGACTGTTTTTTCCTTGGGACTTGGGGAGGGTAATCTCAAGACTGGCAAGAGGAGCTGAGTTTGGGATAGGAGTAGGGGAGGGGGGTTACAGAGCTCCAAATCCGCTCAGCAGTTTGGGCTCTGGGTGTGTAGTTAGGGGACTAGGGTTTGGGCTCTGGGTGTGTAGTTATGGGATGTGGGGTAGGGTAGTGGTGTGTAGTTTTGGGATGTGGGGTTGGAGTGTACAGTTAGGGGACAAGGGGTAGGGTAGTGGTGTGTAGCTAGGGGACCAGAGTTTGGGGTAGGGTAGGGGTGTGGCAGGGTACCAGATGACAGCTGTCTTTATTCCGTCATTGGTCAGAACATTCAGAATGAATAGTTATCGGGGAAGCCCAGTAAGGAGACGCACCGCTCCCCTCCGTCGGCCAGGTAGGGGCCACAGCCATCCTCGTAGTGGGCCAGGGGCACGGTGGTGTCGTCCTCCCCCGCAGACGGCGGCAGGCAGTCCGGGTCCTGCTTCAGGCTGGGCCTCTGGTTGTCAGGGAAGGCCATGGAGAAGAGCGCCTCGGGGTCACACGTAAACTTGTACACGTACCTCTCTCCAGCCACCTGACCCCACCCGAAGAGGGAGTTAAACAGTCGTTCAGCGCACAACCACTAGTAGTTTGAAAATAACGTTTGACTTTATACCCAACCTTCTGAAACTCTCAATGCATCTGACCTGTCCTTATATACAACCAATGTACTATTTATTGGTGCAATGTAGCCCTCCATTGTACTGTGATGTTTTCCATCAATTCACAAAGCCTCCATTGAATTTGAACCAAAACAGAAAATTCCAAATTGACTTGAATGAAATTAAAATTTACCTTTACCTTCTGCATGATGCCCTTCTCGTAGTAGTAGCGTAGAGAGCGGCTCAGCTTGTCGTAGTTCATGGCAGGACGGTTCTTCTGGAGGCCCCAGCGCCGAGCCACCTGCCACAGGAGAGAGAAACGGTTCAAATCAACCTGTAGATACACACACCAAGCTCTTCTGATCAACCTGTAGATACATACACCAAGCTCTTCTGATCAACCTGTAGATACACACACCAAGCTCTTCTGATCAACCTGTAGATACACACACCAAGCTCTTCTGGGGTTAGTTTCTGGTGTGCCACTTCTCGTGCCGTAGTAATACTGTGTGGTTATTCCTGGAAGCACAGCGACTTATCACGACTTGTTGAAACACTCTTCTACTTTAAACTCAGAGACATAATGATGAAAAACTCCAAAAAGCCCTAAAGTCTCTAAACTCACTAGGACCACAGCTCTGCCTGCTGACCAACTGACCTCTTCGGGCTCGATGAGTTTGAACTCCATGCCGCGGCCGGTCCAGGAGATGAAGTGACCATTGGCCGGGTCGTCCAGCAGAGTGACCAGGAACTGCCAGAGCTGCAGGGAACCTCGGCGCTGGTAGGGCGGTCCGTCCCGGAACACTCCGGCCTCCTGCTTGATCTTGCCTGGATggacagaaggagagggggaaagagggagtgagtgTGTAAATGAAGGAGTGACGTggtggggtggggcggcagggtagcctagtggttagagcgttggactagtaaccggaaggttgcaagttcaaacccccgagctgacaaggttgggggtttgttgttctgcctctgaacaggcagttcttaactgacttgcctagttaaataaaggtaaaataaaaaagtggtcacAGTCAGGTGAAAGACTCCAGTGATTGGCAGTCTGAGCGTGGGGATACAATAAGAGGCTCTGCTCATGTCACACAGGCTTTCTGTCCAAGGCCCCGTGGATCTACTCTGGCATCCACACTGCCATGACATAACGAGAAGATGTCAGATACCAGGATTCACTACCTGCTGCACTACCTGCTGCACTACCTAAAGCCCTGTGTCAAACCAGTCAGAGGTTCAAACAGTATCTGTGTCTTTTTAAATACTTTCAGTGTTTGATTCTGGATGGatggggtttgcacttttgggacaatTCCAGGGGTTCCATTGTGCCGGGCAAGCCCTTGTTTTTCATAGCAATTTACGGAAGAATGTCTCACCTTCTAGTCTCTCTGGAACCACGCATGTGTCGTCGTTGTACAGATGAGGCTCTCCGTCGTAGATCAACCCATCACTGTTTTGGTAGAAGTTACCGGACTTCCTGAAAGAAGACTGGCAGTTCTGCATTTCTGTAAGACACAAGGGAAAAGAGAAAATATTAGACATATTTTTCCTTAACATGCTCTTCAAACCAGAAAGATACAAAAACTATAAGGTGTTTCTTTGAATAGATTCTTACTACTAACTTAATTTCCCAACCCCATCTTTTAAAGTAGCCATTAGCCTAATGACATAATACCCAGTAGAAGGCGGACATACATTCTCACACAGCCAGCGGTCTCTTAACAATCCCCTGGGGTTTTCTTAGCTGGGACTTTATTAAGAGGATTTGACTGTTACATCACTGACAGAAAGTGGCCCAAACATGGAGAGTGAAATGAGGTCATCTTAGCTTAGTAGAGTCTTAGAATGCTACACTGCTACATACCCAACCACTACTGCTAATACTAGTGTCCACATCAGTCTGAAACATGCTTACTGTTTTATCCCCATCGCTGCACTATTAGCCGTGTACAGTAGAGTCTCAAAGGAACTTGGACTACCTCCAAACCCTTAGGGCCTTCCTGTCTGGACTCAGATTAAGCCTAGGCATGGAAGGAGAAGCACTTCCTATTGAGATTCTCCattgaacatgttttttttaaactccaGGACTGGGTCTAATCTATGAGTGGGAAACTGAGCCTGAAAGACTGTTGCCATCCAGCGATTCCCCAGGGCTCACCTTGGTCAAAGCAGAAATCCCGGGGCTCCTGCTTTATAGAGAGGCCCTGGAACGGGGTGCGGGGAGGGCCCATGGTGGGGACCCCCTGCTCGGTGTAACGGAGGTCCACCAGCTCTTGCTTGAAGCCCTGAGCAGGGAGGAGGACCAAGGGCTCTGACAGGTGCCGCTGGTAGATGGGGCGGCCGTCCCGGGACAGGGGGGCCCGGTGGGGGtgatggggctgaggagggtaaGGGGTACAGGCGGCACCATCAGGCGGAGGGAAAGGCAGACATGGCTCAGAGAGCTGCCGCTGGAACCTGCAGAGgggaacgagacagagagacaaaataaggacaaattTGTCAATTAGGATCTTAAACCAGAGAATCATACATCAATGGGATTTCAACTGTAGCACTGAACATGCATGCTGAGTCCCAGCCTACAGTAGTTCCAATCATGCCTTATACAAGCTATGGGGTCAAACAGTGCATGGTGTCAACACATGGTGCCAACACATGGTGCCAACTCACCTGTGTTCTGAGCTGTAGGAGGCATCGGAGTGATTGACAGGTAGGCGGGGCACGGCGAAAGGCTGGCTTTGGCTCGGGTGTGGCGGGAGTGTCCGGTGGTGGGAGGGGCTGTGCCCGTGAGTTGGACGACTGTGGCCGGGGTGTGTTGCCTGGACAGGGGACGTGATCTGCCTCTGTAGGGGGTGTGTCCCCGGGGTGGGGGCGGGGCTGCAAGGTGAGGCGGGTGTGGAGG
The DNA window shown above is from Oncorhynchus mykiss isolate Arlee chromosome 18, USDA_OmykA_1.1, whole genome shotgun sequence and carries:
- the LOC110527257 gene encoding ETS translocation variant 5 isoform X3, which produces MDGFYDQQVPFMAPSRQNCHVEEPANTPFNDRKRKFVDTELAQDTEDLFQDLMQLQETWIAEAQVPDDEQFVPDFQSDNLMFHGPPANKVKRESSASRDLSPCSQEQQRLYTDKCLYSYSAYNRKPLGINTLTPPSTPASPCSPAPTPGTHPLQRQITSPVQATHPGHSRPTHGHSPSHHRTLPPHPSQSQPFAVPRLPVNHSDASYSSEHRFQRQLSEPCLPFPPPDGAACTPYPPQPHHPHRAPLSRDGRPIYQRHLSEPLVLLPAQGFKQELVDLRYTEQGVPTMGPPRTPFQGLSIKQEPRDFCFDQEMQNCQSSFRKSGNFYQNSDGLIYDGEPHLYNDDTCVVPERLEGKIKQEAGVFRDGPPYQRRGSLQLWQFLVTLLDDPANGHFISWTGRGMEFKLIEPEEVARRWGLQKNRPAMNYDKLSRSLRYYYEKGIMQKVAGERYVYKFTCDPEALFSMAFPDNQRPSLKQDPDCLPPSAGEDDTTVPLAHYEDGCGPYLADGGERCVSLLGFPDNYSF
- the LOC110527257 gene encoding ETS translocation variant 5 isoform X1, coding for MDGFYDQQVPFMAPSRQNCHVEEPANTPFNDRKRKFVDTELAQDTEDLFQDLMQLQETWIAEAQVPDDEQFVPDFQSDNLMFHGPPANKVKRESSASRDLSPCSQEQQRLYTDKCLYSYSAYNRKPLGINTLTPPSTPASPCSPAPTPGTHPLQRQITSPVQATHPGHSRPTHGHSPSHHRTLPPHPSQSQPFAVPRLPVNHSDASYSSEHRFQRQLSEPCLPFPPPDGAACTPYPPQPHHPHRAPLSRDGRPIYQRHLSEPLVLLPAQGFKQELVDLRYTEQGVPTMGPPRTPFQGLSIKQEPRDFCFDQEMQNCQSSFRKSGNFYQNSDGLIYDGEPHLYNDDTCVVPERLEGKIKQEAGVFRDGPPYQRRGSLQLWQFLVTLLDDPANGHFISWTGRGMEFKLIEPEEVARRWGLQKNRPAMNYDKLSRSLRYYYEKGIMQKVKVAGERYVYKFTCDPEALFSMAFPDNQRPSLKQDPDCLPPSAGEDDTTVPLAHYEDGCGPYLADGGERCVSLLGFPDNYSF
- the LOC110527257 gene encoding ETS translocation variant 5 isoform X2; protein product: MDGFYDQQVPFMAPSRNCHVEEPANTPFNDRKRKFVDTELAQDTEDLFQDLMQLQETWIAEAQVPDDEQFVPDFQSDNLMFHGPPANKVKRESSASRDLSPCSQEQQRLYTDKCLYSYSAYNRKPLGINTLTPPSTPASPCSPAPTPGTHPLQRQITSPVQATHPGHSRPTHGHSPSHHRTLPPHPSQSQPFAVPRLPVNHSDASYSSEHRFQRQLSEPCLPFPPPDGAACTPYPPQPHHPHRAPLSRDGRPIYQRHLSEPLVLLPAQGFKQELVDLRYTEQGVPTMGPPRTPFQGLSIKQEPRDFCFDQEMQNCQSSFRKSGNFYQNSDGLIYDGEPHLYNDDTCVVPERLEGKIKQEAGVFRDGPPYQRRGSLQLWQFLVTLLDDPANGHFISWTGRGMEFKLIEPEEVARRWGLQKNRPAMNYDKLSRSLRYYYEKGIMQKVKVAGERYVYKFTCDPEALFSMAFPDNQRPSLKQDPDCLPPSAGEDDTTVPLAHYEDGCGPYLADGGERCVSLLGFPDNYSF
- the LOC110527257 gene encoding ETS translocation variant 5 isoform X4 → MDGFYDQQVPFMAPSRNCHVEEPANTPFNDRKRKFVDTELAQDTEDLFQDLMQLQETWIAEAQVPDDEQFVPDFQSDNLMFHGPPANKVKRESSASRDLSPCSQEQQRLYTDKCLYSYSAYNRKPLGINTLTPPSTPASPCSPAPTPGTHPLQRQITSPVQATHPGHSRPTHGHSPSHHRTLPPHPSQSQPFAVPRLPVNHSDASYSSEHRFQRQLSEPCLPFPPPDGAACTPYPPQPHHPHRAPLSRDGRPIYQRHLSEPLVLLPAQGFKQELVDLRYTEQGVPTMGPPRTPFQGLSIKQEPRDFCFDQEMQNCQSSFRKSGNFYQNSDGLIYDGEPHLYNDDTCVVPERLEGKIKQEAGVFRDGPPYQRRGSLQLWQFLVTLLDDPANGHFISWTGRGMEFKLIEPEEVARRWGLQKNRPAMNYDKLSRSLRYYYEKGIMQKVAGERYVYKFTCDPEALFSMAFPDNQRPSLKQDPDCLPPSAGEDDTTVPLAHYEDGCGPYLADGGERCVSLLGFPDNYSF